In the genome of Fulvivirga maritima, one region contains:
- a CDS encoding cyclic peptide export ABC transporter, with translation MGWRKFYCLLIIYLLATSESSFSQNKKEVDSAVMDRKVVDLMDKGGIPGLSIVLVNGDETLVKAYGYSNLKEMDTVNTSTLFQLASCSKAFTAVAIAKLISENQIELSDKVSKYLPWFKVEYKNKAQNIEIKHLLHHTSGIPWNTISDIPTANDKFALEKTIRKLIGEKLNSEPGTKYEYATINYDVLALIIEKVTEIPFETYLQTNIINPIGMCSTSVGEASQKRMMASGYKIGFFSPREFKAPIYKGNNAAGYVISNADDMLKWVEVQLGRGDSAIVQLVKQTHARDRTVPLHGMSAYAMGWHVRLNGSGEIYHEGLNPNFTSYIVINPDLGGGVAVMANSNSSYTAVIGEYLMSAITGKEFIEDSDLGDGNDKVYSYITMALVLYTLIVISFLLFTAWAIAKKFRKYKELNRKRIGSMMFSVLLITPFVYAIYLFPEALAQFSWEAILVWSPVSLEVLIIALSISVTLSYFSYFVTSIFPSENEFLGKAPMIILFSVLSGLSNVLLIIMITSAIGSDIELKYLIAYYILILSVYLLGRRFVQTNLIRFARGLVYDLRIELIDKIFSTSYEKFEYLDRGRVYTALNDDVNNIGGSTNMFASLITNTITALGAFVYLASIAFWATILTLFLIVTLTVIYFLVGRSTNVYYENARDERNVFMRLVNGMIDGFKEISLHQFKKLSYKDDVAQSAKFYKEKISTADIRFVNAFLVGESLLVVLLGIVAFGMPKLFTNIELHVLMSFVVILLYLIGPINTILGAIPTMMQLKVAWNRLKQFKKDIPANLKLEIMPISFPKTDSFEVRGVSYSYKNQNGDNSFEVGPINLRAEAGEIIFVIGGNGSGKTTFAKLITGLYTPDKGNILINGHNIDIACAGEFFSTIFSPAHLFKKIYSKKQFQQDDHNHLLELLQLAHKVQIDNNSYSTIKLSAGQLKRLAMFQCYLEDSPIYLFDEWAADQDPEFRQFYYRALLPEMKKMGKIVIAITHDDNYFDVADRLYKMDQGKLKLYHKEDTMVF, from the coding sequence ATGGGATGGAGGAAGTTCTATTGCCTATTAATTATTTACTTATTAGCTACGTCTGAGAGTTCATTTTCTCAAAATAAGAAGGAAGTGGATTCAGCGGTGATGGACAGGAAGGTTGTAGATTTAATGGATAAAGGGGGCATACCAGGGCTTAGCATTGTACTCGTTAACGGTGATGAGACTCTGGTTAAAGCTTATGGGTATTCAAATCTAAAAGAGATGGATACTGTGAATACTAGTACATTATTTCAATTAGCCTCATGTAGTAAAGCATTTACTGCGGTAGCAATAGCTAAACTTATATCAGAGAACCAAATTGAGTTAAGTGACAAGGTGTCAAAATATTTACCTTGGTTTAAAGTTGAATATAAAAATAAGGCTCAGAATATAGAGATTAAACATTTATTACACCATACAAGTGGAATACCCTGGAATACAATTTCAGATATACCTACAGCTAATGATAAGTTTGCCTTAGAGAAAACAATAAGAAAGTTAATAGGTGAAAAGTTGAACTCAGAACCAGGTACTAAGTATGAATATGCAACTATTAATTATGACGTATTGGCATTAATTATTGAGAAAGTCACTGAAATTCCATTTGAAACTTATTTGCAAACCAATATCATTAATCCTATAGGCATGTGTAGTACATCAGTGGGGGAGGCATCTCAAAAAAGGATGATGGCAAGTGGGTACAAAATAGGCTTTTTTAGTCCTCGTGAATTTAAGGCGCCAATTTATAAGGGCAATAATGCTGCAGGGTATGTGATTTCCAATGCTGATGATATGTTGAAATGGGTAGAAGTACAGCTAGGTAGAGGCGATTCTGCCATAGTTCAACTAGTAAAACAAACTCATGCAAGGGATAGAACAGTACCCTTGCATGGAATGTCTGCCTATGCCATGGGCTGGCATGTTAGGCTAAATGGTAGCGGTGAGATTTATCATGAAGGTCTAAACCCTAATTTTACATCTTACATAGTGATCAATCCAGATTTAGGGGGTGGGGTAGCAGTGATGGCAAATTCTAACAGTTCGTATACCGCTGTAATTGGTGAATATCTGATGAGTGCAATTACTGGTAAAGAGTTTATAGAGGATTCAGATCTCGGAGACGGTAATGATAAGGTATATTCTTATATCACGATGGCCCTTGTCTTATATACTTTAATTGTAATTAGTTTTCTGTTGTTTACCGCTTGGGCCATCGCAAAGAAATTCAGAAAATATAAGGAGTTAAATAGGAAACGAATTGGCTCTATGATGTTTTCAGTCTTATTGATTACACCATTTGTGTATGCTATCTACCTATTTCCTGAAGCATTAGCTCAGTTTTCTTGGGAAGCAATACTTGTGTGGTCACCTGTGAGTCTAGAGGTGCTAATTATAGCTTTGAGTATTTCCGTTACGTTGAGTTATTTCTCCTATTTTGTAACATCCATCTTTCCTAGTGAAAATGAGTTTTTGGGTAAAGCACCGATGATCATACTTTTTAGTGTTCTTTCTGGCTTATCAAATGTTTTACTCATTATAATGATCACTTCAGCCATAGGCAGTGATATTGAACTAAAATATCTTATAGCTTACTATATACTCATATTGAGTGTATATCTTTTAGGACGAAGATTTGTCCAAACTAACTTAATAAGATTTGCACGTGGCTTGGTTTATGATTTAAGAATCGAGCTAATTGATAAAATATTTTCTACCTCATATGAGAAGTTCGAATATCTTGATCGTGGAAGAGTATATACTGCATTAAATGATGATGTAAATAATATTGGTGGTTCCACTAACATGTTTGCCTCACTGATTACTAATACAATTACGGCTTTAGGTGCATTTGTGTATCTGGCCTCTATAGCATTCTGGGCTACCATACTAACCTTATTCTTAATAGTAACACTCACAGTCATTTATTTCTTAGTGGGTAGAAGTACTAATGTCTATTATGAAAATGCCCGTGATGAGCGTAACGTTTTTATGCGTTTGGTTAATGGGATGATTGACGGGTTTAAGGAAATAAGTTTGCATCAGTTTAAAAAACTGTCTTATAAAGATGATGTAGCTCAAAGTGCTAAATTCTATAAAGAAAAAATATCTACAGCTGACATAAGGTTTGTTAATGCATTCTTGGTTGGGGAATCTTTATTGGTGGTTTTATTAGGGATAGTTGCCTTTGGGATGCCCAAATTATTTACAAACATTGAGCTTCATGTGCTTATGAGTTTTGTGGTTATATTATTGTATTTAATAGGTCCAATTAATACAATATTGGGAGCTATACCTACAATGATGCAGTTAAAAGTTGCATGGAATAGACTCAAACAATTCAAAAAAGATATTCCGGCTAATCTTAAATTAGAAATTATGCCAATCTCTTTTCCTAAGACCGATTCTTTTGAGGTTAGAGGAGTTAGTTATAGTTATAAAAATCAGAATGGAGATAATAGTTTTGAGGTGGGACCTATAAATCTAAGGGCAGAGGCCGGAGAGATAATTTTTGTAATAGGAGGTAATGGCAGTGGTAAAACAACATTTGCTAAATTGATTACAGGATTATATACACCTGATAAAGGTAATATCTTGATTAATGGACATAATATTGATATAGCATGTGCAGGTGAGTTCTTTTCGACCATATTTAGTCCTGCTCATTTGTTCAAAAAAATCTACAGTAAAAAGCAATTCCAACAAGATGATCATAATCATTTATTGGAATTACTTCAACTCGCTCATAAAGTCCAGATTGATAATAATTCTTATAGTACCATTAAATTATCTGCAGGGCAACTAAAAAGACTAGCTATGTTTCAATGCTATTTGGAGGATTCGCCTATCTACCTTTTTGATGAGTGGGCGGCAGACCAGGATCCAGAGTTTAGACAATTCTACTATAGAGCATTATTGCCAGAGATGAAAAAAATGGGGAAAATCGTCATTGCCATTACTCACGATGATAATTATTTTGACGTAGCTGATCGTCTTTATAAAATGGATCAGGGTAAGCTTAAATTATATCATAAAGAAGATACTATGGTCTTCTGA
- a CDS encoding TauD/TfdA family dioxygenase, whose amino-acid sequence MKETTSKIGLPKSFQLHDLKPDEFITYYFEKEKEIEDELLLSGAVKFHGVQIESIDVFQNIVNSIATKFLSYIDGNSPRTKLTGNVYTSTEYDKTQRITMHNELSYSAKWPGKLFFSCIQPAESGGETLLADSREILSLMDNDLVKEVESKGVMYIRNLHGGKGMGPSWQDTFETESKDQLEEYCKQYNIEYEWKEDNGLRLRQKSKGIVGHRTSGEKVWFNQIDQFHPYQLGEDLYEAMKAIFPTPEDFPSYVTFGNGDVISEELVSEILRVTQKATIAPAWNKNELLIVDNELASHGRNSYTGNRTVLVSMCE is encoded by the coding sequence ATGAAAGAAACCACCTCCAAAATCGGACTACCTAAATCTTTTCAATTGCACGATTTGAAACCAGATGAGTTTATAACTTATTATTTCGAAAAAGAAAAGGAAATAGAGGATGAACTGCTTTTATCTGGTGCCGTGAAATTTCATGGTGTGCAAATTGAGTCTATTGATGTGTTTCAAAATATTGTTAACTCTATAGCAACCAAATTTTTGTCATATATTGATGGTAACTCCCCCAGAACCAAACTTACTGGTAATGTTTACACCTCAACAGAATACGATAAAACACAGAGAATCACCATGCATAATGAGCTGTCTTATTCTGCTAAATGGCCAGGTAAGTTATTTTTCAGTTGCATTCAGCCAGCAGAATCAGGCGGAGAAACATTACTCGCAGATAGCCGTGAAATTTTATCCTTGATGGATAATGATCTGGTTAAGGAAGTTGAGAGTAAGGGAGTAATGTATATTAGAAATTTACATGGAGGCAAAGGTATGGGGCCTTCTTGGCAAGATACTTTTGAGACAGAGAGTAAAGATCAATTAGAGGAATACTGTAAACAGTATAACATAGAATATGAATGGAAAGAAGATAATGGCTTGAGGTTAAGGCAGAAAAGTAAAGGCATTGTAGGACACAGAACCAGTGGCGAGAAAGTGTGGTTTAACCAGATAGATCAATTTCATCCATATCAGCTTGGAGAAGATCTTTATGAGGCTATGAAAGCGATATTTCCAACTCCTGAAGATTTCCCATCTTATGTAACCTTTGGGAATGGAGATGTCATTTCCGAAGAATTAGTGTCCGAAATTTTAAGAGTGACGCAGAAAGCAACCATAGCACCCGCTTGGAATAAGAATGAATTGCTTATTGTGGATAACGAACTGGCAAGTCATGGGCGAAACTCATATACAGGCAATCGAACGGTTTTAGTTTCAATGTGTGAGTAA
- a CDS encoding aspartate/glutamate racemase family protein codes for MIKKTIGVVGGMGPMAGVALVEKITRNTPAHKDQEHFSVILVSNPMIIDRTQFLEGEVDENPAYQISESIAQLAKCGADVVGIACNTSYSSAIYDVLCEELKRRDIKVNVLDLPGETYEELRKHGENVRKVGIMATNGTYKSRVYESILTSNGYEVVLPDVNFQETIIHQIIYNSDYGIKSHPEWVSDEARKKFIQALNFFKIKGADAIILACSELSFPFKEIYPTDLLIIDPMECMARALIREASGKNAEKESLEPSMETT; via the coding sequence ATGATAAAAAAAACTATTGGAGTAGTAGGAGGTATGGGGCCTATGGCCGGGGTTGCATTGGTAGAAAAGATTACACGTAACACCCCTGCACACAAAGATCAAGAACATTTTTCTGTAATTTTAGTTTCTAACCCAATGATAATTGACAGAACTCAATTTCTAGAAGGGGAAGTCGATGAAAATCCTGCATATCAGATTTCGGAATCCATTGCGCAGTTGGCAAAGTGCGGGGCAGATGTAGTAGGTATAGCTTGCAACACTTCTTATTCTTCGGCTATATATGATGTTTTATGTGAAGAATTAAAACGAAGAGATATTAAAGTTAATGTTTTGGATCTTCCTGGCGAAACATATGAAGAGCTTAGAAAGCATGGTGAAAATGTTAGGAAGGTTGGTATAATGGCCACAAATGGCACATATAAGTCCAGGGTTTATGAATCCATACTTACTTCTAATGGTTATGAAGTTGTCTTGCCAGATGTTAACTTTCAAGAAACTATTATACATCAGATCATTTATAATAGCGATTACGGCATTAAATCTCATCCCGAATGGGTTTCCGATGAAGCTAGAAAGAAATTTATTCAAGCATTAAACTTTTTTAAAATTAAAGGAGCTGATGCAATTATTTTGGCTTGTTCAGAACTTTCATTTCCTTTTAAAGAAATTTATCCAACAGATTTACTAATAATTGATCCAATGGAATGTATGGCTCGGGCTTTAATTAGAGAAGCTTCAGGAAAAAATGCTGAAAAGGAATCGCTAGAGCCGTCAATGGAAACAACTTAA
- a CDS encoding thioesterase II family protein, whose amino-acid sequence MDKIKLFCFPYAGGSASIFYEWKSYLSPHIEIIAIELKGRGRRIKEDLYDNVDELIDDIFSIIKKHLHNCNYAFFGHSMGAMIAYELTLRIKREKLHLPVHLFVSGRGAPHIYKPKNYHLLDDKNFEKEILKLGGTPPEFFDYPELLEIFLPLLKNDFKLSDTKNRDDIIPIETGLTAFFGNDEDLTLEQIEEWRNYTSRIYEKNIYPGGHFFIKKYYKKVIKVINSRLSETLYK is encoded by the coding sequence ATGGATAAAATTAAATTGTTCTGTTTTCCTTATGCTGGAGGCTCTGCATCCATATTTTATGAATGGAAAAGTTACTTATCTCCTCATATAGAAATTATTGCCATAGAGCTAAAAGGTAGGGGAAGACGTATAAAAGAAGACCTGTATGATAATGTAGATGAGTTGATTGATGACATTTTTTCTATCATTAAAAAGCATCTTCATAATTGTAACTACGCCTTTTTTGGGCATAGCATGGGAGCCATGATAGCCTATGAGCTCACTTTAAGAATAAAAAGAGAAAAGTTGCATCTTCCTGTTCATTTATTTGTTTCAGGTAGAGGAGCACCTCATATTTATAAACCCAAAAACTATCATTTATTAGATGATAAAAATTTTGAGAAGGAAATCCTCAAGCTTGGGGGTACTCCGCCGGAGTTTTTTGATTATCCTGAGCTTTTAGAGATATTTTTACCTCTACTTAAAAATGATTTTAAACTTTCTGACACCAAAAATCGGGATGATATTATTCCAATTGAAACAGGTCTTACAGCTTTTTTTGGTAATGATGAGGATTTGACTTTAGAGCAAATAGAGGAGTGGCGAAATTATACAAGTAGGATTTATGAAAAAAACATTTATCCTGGAGGACATTTTTTTATTAAGAAATACTATAAAAAAGTCATTAAAGTTATTAATAGTCGCCTTTCTGAAACTCTTTATAAATAA